The Formosa sp. Hel1_33_131 genome window below encodes:
- a CDS encoding SulP family inorganic anion transporter: MNSSNPFKNLKSDLPSSIVVFFVALPLCLGIALASGAPLFSGLIAGIVGGVVVGGISKSTVGVSGPAAGLAAIVLTAIGTLGSFENFLLAVVLGGAIQFLFGILKAGVIGYYFPSSVIKGMLTGIGIIIILKQIPHFFGYNSNPEGSFAFFQVDGENTFSAILNTINFISPGATIIALLALTILLLWSEVLDDKGKFFKLVQGPLVAVATGIIYFISTKGSTQWGISSDLLVSVPVPEDATSFFAQFSFPNFGAISNPQVWIVAFTIALVASLETLLCVEATDKIDPLKRVTPTNRELLAQGIGNIFSGLIGGLPVTQVIVRSSANIQSGGKTKMSAIIHGFLLLISVILIPNLLNKIPLSVLAAILFIVGYKLAKPTLFIEIYRSGWKQFTPFIVTVLGIIFTDLLIGISLGLAVGIVVILIKSFQNSHFLHIEDKSNGVQKIKMTLAEEVTFFNKGAILKELDNLARKSYLELDVTKTRYLDNDIIEILEDFSEKARQRNIDIKLISVRGVVENPESFIKFFQLRPQTI, encoded by the coding sequence ATGAACAGTTCAAACCCATTTAAAAATTTAAAATCAGACCTACCTTCTAGTATTGTCGTATTCTTTGTGGCGCTACCCTTGTGTTTAGGGATCGCCCTTGCTAGTGGCGCACCGCTTTTTTCGGGACTTATTGCGGGGATTGTTGGCGGCGTTGTCGTAGGAGGTATCAGTAAATCCACAGTAGGGGTGAGTGGACCCGCAGCAGGCTTGGCTGCGATTGTCCTAACCGCAATTGGAACTCTCGGGAGTTTCGAGAACTTTTTATTAGCCGTCGTATTAGGAGGCGCCATTCAATTTCTATTTGGCATCTTAAAAGCTGGTGTGATTGGGTATTATTTCCCGTCTTCCGTAATTAAAGGGATGCTTACCGGAATTGGGATCATCATCATCCTCAAGCAAATTCCGCATTTTTTTGGCTATAATTCCAATCCAGAAGGGAGTTTTGCCTTTTTTCAAGTGGATGGAGAAAACACGTTTTCTGCCATATTAAATACGATTAACTTTATCAGTCCAGGAGCGACAATTATTGCACTTTTGGCATTGACTATTTTGTTGTTATGGAGTGAGGTCTTAGACGACAAAGGAAAATTCTTTAAATTGGTGCAAGGGCCTTTGGTAGCTGTTGCTACGGGGATCATTTATTTTATAAGCACCAAAGGCAGTACACAGTGGGGGATTTCATCGGACTTACTTGTGAGTGTACCTGTTCCAGAAGATGCCACTTCTTTTTTCGCACAGTTTAGTTTTCCAAATTTTGGAGCCATTAGCAATCCCCAAGTATGGATTGTGGCGTTTACCATCGCCTTGGTAGCAAGTTTAGAAACTTTGTTATGTGTAGAGGCTACTGATAAAATTGATCCTTTAAAACGTGTGACACCCACCAATAGAGAATTACTAGCGCAAGGTATTGGAAATATATTTTCGGGATTGATAGGAGGGTTGCCAGTGACGCAAGTGATTGTTCGCAGTTCAGCCAATATTCAATCGGGAGGAAAAACAAAAATGTCAGCCATTATTCATGGATTCTTATTGTTGATCTCAGTAATTTTGATTCCTAATTTATTAAACAAAATACCGCTTTCCGTTTTGGCGGCGATACTTTTTATTGTAGGTTATAAATTAGCGAAACCTACTTTGTTTATAGAGATCTACCGATCAGGATGGAAACAATTTACGCCCTTTATTGTAACGGTTTTAGGAATTATTTTCACCGATCTTTTGATTGGAATTTCATTGGGACTTGCCGTTGGAATTGTTGTCATTCTGATAAAGAGTTTTCAAAATTCACATTTCTTACACATTGAAGATAAGAGTAACGGAGTCCAGAAAATTAAAATGACCTTAGCGGAAGAAGTGACCTTTTTTAACAAAGGAGCCATTCTAAAAGAATTGGATAACTTAGCACGCAAAAGTTATTTGGAATTAGATGTCACCAAAACGCGCTATCTTGATAATGATATCATTGAGATTTTAGAAGATTTTTCTGAGAAAGCACGTCAAAGAAACATTGATATCAAATTAATATCTGTCAGAGGTGTTGTGGAAAACCCTGAGAGTTTTATAAAGTTTTTCCAATTACGACCACAAACAATTTAA
- a CDS encoding DUF1772 domain-containing protein, producing the protein MNDVLVVMILFIMGAQFGIALTATVIVHPILVMAKKATAIEIFKPFFDKTHIWVLVSSIIVTVLALAYSIFTGNLWWFGVSLLMHLNGPYTIIFMMPLNRRLMDKNVDPLSEQTANDIKKWGRLHLVRTLLNGTILFAFIVLAVYM; encoded by the coding sequence ATGAATGACGTATTAGTAGTAATGATCCTATTTATCATGGGTGCACAATTTGGAATAGCATTAACAGCCACAGTCATTGTCCATCCAATTTTGGTAATGGCAAAAAAAGCAACCGCCATTGAAATTTTTAAACCCTTTTTTGACAAAACGCATATTTGGGTTTTGGTGTCATCAATCATTGTAACAGTCTTGGCATTGGCATATTCAATATTTACAGGAAACTTGTGGTGGTTTGGGGTGTCCTTGCTCATGCATTTAAACGGCCCTTATACCATAATTTTTATGATGCCATTAAACAGGCGACTCATGGACAAAAATGTGGACCCACTTTCTGAACAAACAGCAAACGACATCAAAAAATGGGGAAGACTGCATTTGGTAAGAACACTTCTAAATGGAACCATATTGTTTGCGTTTATCGTATTGGCAGTTTATATGTAA
- a CDS encoding PEGA domain-containing protein has translation MKIKIITLGVLTLILSSCASIIHGPTQLVDFSSQPSGATIKIDGKDYGKTPQSISLRRKGKAKGDKSNKKSYDIQISLDKYYPYEMKIKREMDEWFLGNILFGGIIGIIVDASNGSMYKLTPDQVIAQMNNNSSAMIDANDNRVYVAVTMKTDPNWEKIGQLKRIE, from the coding sequence ATGAAAATCAAAATTATTACGCTCGGAGTTTTAACATTAATTTTATCAAGTTGCGCTTCAATTATTCACGGCCCAACTCAATTAGTAGATTTTAGTAGTCAACCAAGTGGGGCAACGATCAAAATTGACGGAAAAGACTATGGCAAAACACCTCAATCAATTTCATTAAGGCGAAAAGGAAAAGCAAAAGGAGATAAATCCAATAAAAAAAGTTATGACATTCAAATTTCATTAGATAAATACTACCCATATGAAATGAAAATTAAACGCGAAATGGACGAGTGGTTCTTAGGAAATATATTATTTGGTGGGATTATTGGGATTATTGTTGATGCATCAAATGGAAGTATGTATAAATTGACACCAGACCAAGTTATTGCACAAATGAACAACAATTCATCTGCAATGATTGATGCTAATGACAATCGAGTTTATGTTGCCGTTACAATGAAAACAGATCCAAACTGGGAAAAAATAGGGCAATTAAAACGAATAGAATAA
- a CDS encoding SDR family NAD(P)-dependent oxidoreductase — protein sequence MKKAIIVGATSGIGNALAKILVENDYMIGITGRRKTELQKLKKLNPKNFSISAFDCTRENNSEKLEDLVAQLDGLDLLVLSAGTGDLNENLEYEIEHATNQLNVIAFTEVVDWAFNYFEKQGKGHLVAISSIGGLRGSRMAPAYNASKAYQINYLEGLRQKAKNSKKQIYVTDIRPGLIDTDMAKGEGQFWVATKEKAAKQIYGLIKRKKTVGYVTKRWRLISLLLKTVPNGIYKRM from the coding sequence ATGAAAAAAGCAATCATCGTTGGAGCAACTTCGGGAATTGGAAATGCCTTGGCAAAAATTCTTGTTGAGAATGACTATATGATTGGAATTACGGGAAGACGAAAAACGGAACTTCAGAAGTTAAAAAAATTAAATCCAAAAAATTTCAGCATCAGTGCTTTTGATTGCACTAGAGAAAATAATTCTGAAAAACTGGAGGATTTGGTGGCGCAACTTGATGGTTTAGACCTATTAGTTTTGAGTGCTGGCACAGGCGATTTAAATGAAAACCTAGAATATGAAATAGAGCATGCTACAAATCAACTAAATGTGATTGCCTTCACTGAAGTTGTGGACTGGGCATTTAATTATTTTGAAAAACAAGGCAAAGGACATTTGGTCGCCATCAGCTCTATTGGAGGACTGAGGGGGAGTCGAATGGCGCCCGCCTACAACGCGTCTAAAGCTTATCAGATAAATTACCTAGAAGGACTCAGACAAAAGGCTAAAAACTCTAAAAAACAAATTTATGTGACGGATATCAGACCCGGTCTTATAGATACCGACATGGCAAAAGGCGAAGGACAATTTTGGGTTGCCACCAAGGAAAAAGCAGCCAAACAGATTTATGGACTCATAAAAAGGAAAAAGACTGTAGGATACGTGACTAAAAGATGGCGACTGATTTCGTTACTCCTTAAAACCGTTCCTAATGGAATTTATAAACGGATGTGA
- a CDS encoding carbonic anhydrase family protein: protein MKAHTKESQSAMTPETSLQSLKDGNNRFLTATQVARNLNAQVDATSSGQYPFATVLHCIDSRVSAEHIFDQGIGDLFSIRIAGNFVNEDILGSMEFACKLAGTKVLVVLGHTACGAVKGACDHARMGNLTALINKIEPAVEAVPLPADEASRTSGNIDFVNTVAAKNVEMTLSNIRSNSAILNEMEAKGELIIVGGMYDIANGKVTFYA, encoded by the coding sequence ATGAAAGCACACACTAAAGAAAGTCAGTCAGCAATGACACCAGAAACGTCCTTACAATCCTTAAAAGATGGAAACAATCGCTTTTTAACTGCAACCCAAGTTGCAAGAAATTTAAACGCACAAGTAGATGCGACGAGCAGTGGACAGTATCCTTTTGCAACCGTTTTGCATTGTATTGATTCACGCGTATCAGCCGAACATATTTTTGACCAAGGGATTGGCGATTTATTCAGTATTCGTATTGCGGGAAATTTTGTCAATGAAGATATTTTAGGAAGCATGGAATTTGCATGTAAACTTGCAGGAACCAAAGTATTGGTGGTCTTAGGACACACCGCTTGTGGGGCTGTGAAAGGCGCTTGCGACCATGCACGAATGGGGAATCTAACGGCGTTGATCAACAAAATTGAACCTGCAGTTGAGGCTGTGCCGCTTCCTGCGGATGAAGCTTCAAGAACTTCTGGGAATATTGATTTTGTAAACACCGTAGCGGCTAAAAATGTTGAAATGACATTGAGTAATATTCGTAGCAACAGTGCCATTCTTAACGAAATGGAAGCCAAAGGCGAGTTGATCATTGTTGGTGGGATGTATGACATTGCCAACGGGAAAGTGACGTTTTATGCTTAA
- a CDS encoding TetR/AcrR family transcriptional regulator, whose protein sequence is MEKLQLHITISPDLYTKNPESSVLGQKIVSKSIEMIDALGFEDFTFKKLGLEIGSNESSVYRYFDSKHALLVYLINWYWSWIEYKLVFSTLNVPSAHDRLTQAVLILTAEVTEDNAFSYINEVLLNKIIISESSKAYHTKAIDSENKKGYYKTYKRVVQRVSDLVTEINPSYEFPHMLISTVIEGAHHQRYFSKHLPSLTDFEEGKNNIVRFYTDLVFNTLSEK, encoded by the coding sequence ATGGAAAAACTACAATTACATATCACCATTAGCCCAGATCTTTATACAAAGAATCCAGAATCGTCGGTTTTAGGACAGAAAATTGTCTCTAAAAGTATTGAGATGATTGATGCTTTGGGCTTTGAAGATTTCACTTTTAAGAAGTTGGGTCTTGAAATTGGTTCCAACGAAAGTTCGGTGTACCGTTATTTTGATAGTAAACATGCACTCTTGGTCTATTTAATCAATTGGTATTGGAGTTGGATTGAGTATAAATTGGTGTTTTCCACCTTAAATGTACCCTCTGCTCACGACCGCCTTACCCAAGCAGTTTTGATACTTACAGCCGAAGTGACAGAAGACAATGCGTTTTCATACATCAATGAAGTGTTATTAAACAAAATCATCATTTCAGAATCTTCGAAAGCCTACCACACCAAGGCGATCGACAGTGAAAATAAAAAAGGCTATTACAAAACCTACAAACGCGTGGTGCAACGGGTCAGCGATCTTGTAACAGAAATCAATCCGAGTTATGAGTTTCCACATATGTTAATTTCAACCGTGATTGAAGGGGCCCACCATCAGCGGTATTTTTCAAAACACTTGCCCTCTTTAACCGATTTTGAAGAAGGAAAAAATAATATTGTACGGTTTTATACCGATTTAGTTTTTAATACCCTTTCCGAAAAATGA
- a CDS encoding DUF2490 domain-containing protein, with amino-acid sequence MAALTGMLLLPYIATAQSSDFGNWLIYIGSKKVNSKWNIHNEVQYRNYDAIGDLEQLLLRTGVGYNLSENNHNVLLGYGYILSQNYVADAQEKSDVNEHRIFQQFTSKQKIGSMSLSHRYRFEQRFVEADFKLRLRYFLAFKVPIIKTDTLPSKLYISAYNEVFLNTESSVFDRNRVYAGLGYQLHKNVRIEAGYMNQLFENSSRDQFNLITFVNF; translated from the coding sequence ATGGCAGCATTAACAGGTATGTTACTGCTGCCTTATATTGCAACCGCTCAAAGCAGTGATTTTGGAAATTGGCTGATTTATATAGGCAGTAAAAAAGTAAACAGCAAATGGAACATTCACAACGAGGTTCAGTACCGTAATTATGATGCCATTGGCGATTTAGAACAATTGTTACTCCGTACGGGAGTGGGTTATAATTTGTCTGAAAACAATCACAATGTATTGTTAGGCTATGGTTATATACTATCTCAAAATTATGTGGCAGATGCCCAAGAAAAATCAGACGTTAACGAGCATCGTATTTTTCAGCAATTTACATCGAAACAAAAAATAGGAAGTATGTCTTTGAGTCACCGCTACCGATTTGAACAGCGTTTTGTGGAAGCCGATTTTAAACTGCGTTTGCGCTATTTTTTAGCATTTAAAGTGCCAATAATTAAAACTGACACATTGCCGTCAAAGCTTTATATATCGGCGTATAACGAAGTGTTTTTAAATACCGAGAGTTCGGTGTTTGATCGCAACCGTGTCTATGCCGGATTGGGCTATCAGCTTCACAAAAATGTCCGTATAGAAGCGGGGTATATGAATCAGCTTTTTGAAAACTCCAGTCGTGATCAATTCAATCTGATTACGTTTGTGAATTTTTAA